A stretch of Equus przewalskii isolate Varuska chromosome 11, EquPr2, whole genome shotgun sequence DNA encodes these proteins:
- the LOC103562668 gene encoding olfactory receptor 5AP2, whose product MKKVQGRNQTEVTEFILLGLSDNSDLQVVFFELFLLIYMATMVGNLGMIVLIKIDPSLHNPMYFFLSSLSFVDASCSSSVTPKMLVNLVADNKAISFNGCAAQFYFFASFLGTECFLLAMMAYDRYAAIWNPLLYPVLISGRICFLLVATSFLAGFGNAAIHTGMTFRLSFCGRNSINHFYCDTPPLLKLSCSDTHINGIVIIAFSSFIVISCVTIVLISYLCILIAILRMCSLEGRHKAFSTCASHLMAVTIFFGTILFMYLRPTSSYSMEQDKIVSVFYTAVIPMLNPLIYSLKNKDVKEALKKILQKYIL is encoded by the coding sequence ATGAAAAAGGTCCAAGGCAGAAATCAAACAGAAGTGACAGAATTTATTCTCTTAGGACTCTCAGATAATTCAGATCTACAAGTTGTCTTCTTTGAATTGTTTTTGTTAATCTACATGGCAACCATGGTGGGTAATTTGGGGATGATTGTGTTAATTAAGATTGATCCCTCTCTCCACAACCCCATGTACTTCTTTCTCAGCAGCCTCTCCTTTGTTGATGCCTCTTGCTCATCTTCTGTAACTCCTAAGATGCTGGTGAACCTTGTGGCTGACAATAAGGCCATTTCTTTTAACGGATGTGCTGCCCAGTTCtacttctttgcctctttcttagGGACTGAATGCTTCCTGTTGGCCATGATGGCATATGACCGCTATGCAGCCATTTGGAACCCTCTGCTGTACCCAGTTCTTATATCTGGGAGAATTTGCTTCTTGCTAGTAGCTACCTCATTCCTAGCAGGCTTTGGAAATGCAGCCATACACACAGGGATGACTTTCAGATTGTCCTTTTGTGGCCGTAATAGCATAAACCATTTCTATTGTGACACCCCACCCCTGCTCAAACTCTCTTGCTCTGACACCCACATCAATGGTATTGTGATCATAGCTTTCTCCAGTTTTATTGTCATCAGCTGTGTTACGATTGTCCTCATTTCCTATCTGTGTATCCTCATTGCCATCTTGAGGATGTGCTCATTAGAGGGCAGGCACAAAGCCTTCTCGacctgtgcctcccacctcaTGGCTGTCACTATATTCTTTGGGACAATTCTCTTCATGTACTTGCGCCCTACATCTAGCTACTCAATGGAGCAGGACAAGATTGTCTCTGTGTTTTATACAGCAGTGATCCCTATGCTAAATCCTCTCATATACAGTTTGAAAAATAAGGATGTGAAAGAGGCCCTAAAGAAGATCTTACAGAAATACATCCTGTAA